In a genomic window of Mycoplasma iguanae:
- the fmt gene encoding methionyl-tRNA formyltransferase, whose product MKKIKLVLLGTPNFAATIFEKLIEDFDVQAIVSQPDRPANRGYKIEPTATKLLAQKHNINVYQPEKIIEIAEILEELKPDFIVSAAFGQYVPLKILNIPLHGSINVHGSLLPKYRGAAPIQHSLINNDTETGISLIYMVKEMDAGDIIATAKINILPEDTAKELFTKLANLAKENISKWIYDLYYQKVKPKMQDHSQATLSPKIDKSFAEIFLTDSCEIALGKIRALNDNPGAFVILDNKRIKIYRASLKLIKNALILELADGKIYCYEYQYESKKRVYVAFK is encoded by the coding sequence ATGAAAAAAATAAAATTAGTTTTATTAGGAACACCTAATTTTGCCGCTACAATTTTTGAAAAACTAATTGAAGATTTTGATGTTCAAGCAATTGTTTCTCAACCAGACAGACCTGCAAATCGCGGATACAAAATTGAACCTACAGCCACAAAACTTTTAGCACAAAAACATAATATTAATGTATATCAACCTGAAAAAATCATAGAAATTGCAGAAATTTTAGAAGAATTAAAACCTGATTTTATAGTTTCTGCAGCTTTTGGTCAATATGTACCATTAAAAATTTTAAATATTCCTTTACATGGTTCTATTAATGTACATGGTTCTTTATTACCTAAATATAGAGGTGCAGCACCAATCCAACATTCTTTAATTAATAATGATACAGAGACAGGAATTAGTTTAATTTATATGGTTAAAGAAATGGACGCAGGAGACATTATTGCAACTGCAAAAATAAATATTTTGCCAGAAGATACAGCAAAAGAACTATTCACTAAATTAGCTAATTTAGCTAAAGAAAATATCAGTAAATGAATTTATGATTTATATTATCAAAAAGTTAAACCAAAAATGCAGGATCACTCTCAAGCTACTTTAAGTCCTAAAATTGATAAAAGTTTTGCAGAAATATTTTTAACAGATTCCTGTGAAATAGCATTAGGCAAAATAAGAGCATTAAATGATAATCCTGGAGCTTTTGTCATTTTAGATAACAAAAGAATTAAAATATATCGTGCTTCTCTAAAATTAATTAAAAATGCTTTGATATTAGAACTAGCTGATGGAAAAATATATTGTTATGAATACCAATATGAGTCTAAAAAAAGAGTATATGTGGCATTTAAATAG
- the rsmA gene encoding 16S rRNA (adenine(1518)-N(6)/adenine(1519)-N(6))-dimethyltransferase RsmA, with the protein MLTKGQFSKKHFGQNFLQDKNIINKIIDIANIDNQDVLEIGPGRGALTQIMVSKAKSLLAFEIDQDMIEILNNTINANNFTLVNGDFLKHQLIWQGKKKIVANLPYYITSKIIFKIFEHLELFSSALIMVQEEVADRIIAKVNTANYSKLSVVCQYFATVKKEFSVPPTAFRPVPKVHSAIVSFEFNKITTLDTKSFLLFIKNSFSMKRKTLANNWKKHYSDEFIKGVFKEFKLNSNIRPQEISLKQYQQFFQKLESVVK; encoded by the coding sequence ATGTTGACTAAGGGTCAGTTTTCCAAAAAACATTTTGGACAAAATTTTTTACAAGATAAAAATATTATCAATAAAATAATCGACATAGCTAACATTGATAATCAAGATGTACTTGAAATCGGTCCAGGTAGAGGAGCTCTTACCCAAATTATGGTTTCAAAAGCTAAAAGTCTTCTAGCTTTTGAAATAGATCAAGACATGATTGAAATTTTAAATAATACAATTAATGCAAATAATTTTACTTTAGTTAATGGTGATTTTTTAAAGCATCAATTAATTTGGCAAGGAAAGAAAAAAATTGTAGCTAATTTACCTTATTACATTACAAGCAAAATTATTTTTAAAATTTTTGAGCATTTAGAACTTTTTTCTTCTGCCTTAATTATGGTTCAAGAAGAAGTGGCAGATAGAATAATTGCTAAAGTTAATACAGCTAATTACTCAAAACTTTCAGTAGTTTGTCAATATTTTGCAACTGTTAAAAAAGAATTTTCTGTTCCACCCACAGCATTTAGACCTGTACCTAAAGTACATTCAGCAATTGTAAGTTTTGAATTTAATAAAATTACAACTTTAGACACAAAAAGTTTTTTACTATTTATTAAAAATAGTTTTAGTATGAAAAGAAAAACTTTAGCAAACAATTGAAAAAAACATTATAGTGATGAGTTTATTAAAGGCGTTTTTAAAGAATTTAAACTAAACTCCAATATTCGACCACAAGAAATTTCTTTAAAACAATATCAACAATTTTTCCAAAAATTAGAAAGTGTAGTTAAATAG
- a CDS encoding TatD family hydrolase codes for MKKYIDLHTHIFKEYYSNPNLEAKKNILQDIEKMFFVATSWNEINEVLELSKQYPKNLFPVLGIHPSVARDTENYLELEKYITENVVAIGEVGLDYYWENNPPKDVQKRCLIQQLEVALKFNKPVILHVRDAFEDIYEIIQQTPYNKLTYIFHTFSGDATWAEKFLALGCYLSFSGVITFKNATTVRAAALVTPLDRIFTETDSPYLTPVPHRGKRNHSYYVKHVTVFLAELKGISEEELLKQMHKNVKKVFNVD; via the coding sequence ATGAAAAAATATATTGATCTTCATACACACATTTTTAAAGAATATTATTCAAATCCAAATTTAGAAGCAAAAAAAAATATTTTACAAGATATTGAAAAAATGTTTTTTGTTGCGACTTCTTGAAATGAAATTAATGAAGTTTTAGAGTTGTCAAAACAATATCCCAAAAATTTGTTTCCTGTTTTAGGAATTCACCCTTCTGTCGCTAGAGACACTGAAAATTATTTAGAACTTGAAAAATATATAACAGAAAATGTTGTAGCTATTGGAGAAGTAGGTTTAGATTATTATTGAGAAAATAATCCTCCAAAAGATGTGCAGAAAAGATGTTTGATACAACAATTAGAAGTAGCATTAAAATTTAATAAACCTGTAATTTTACATGTTAGAGATGCTTTTGAAGATATTTATGAAATCATTCAGCAAACACCTTACAATAAATTAACATATATTTTTCACACTTTTAGCGGTGATGCAACTTGAGCAGAAAAATTTTTAGCTTTAGGTTGTTATTTATCATTTTCTGGTGTAATCACCTTCAAAAATGCAACAACAGTTCGTGCTGCTGCTTTAGTAACACCGCTAGATAGAATTTTCACAGAAACAGATTCACCTTATTTAACTCCTGTCCCACATCGCGGTAAAAGAAATCATTCCTATTATGTAAAACATGTAACAGTTTTTTTAGCTGAATTAAAAGGTATTTCTGAAGAAGAACTTTTAAAACAAATGCATAAAAATGTTAAGAAAGTTTTCAATGTTGACTAA
- a CDS encoding NCS2 family permease, giving the protein MRWLSNYFQFEVNKTTWSKEIIGGLSTFLAMIYILSVNPAILSSSWNVDEGSKYIGALFLGTALSSFIGTILIGFFAKAPLAMAPGMGLNAFFAFSVAKGFGLGFDGALIAVFFSGILYFIVTTTPLRQWIINVFPKNFKIAISVLIGLFIGYIGLQDAGLITSSPATLTQIGDLSNPIVIIGFLSLIIFLILYYLKVPGSILIGILISFMMLLITWLVTKNNNYTGTLSSHEQYLVALRNNFQIQSYGDMTQFGELIKHSWSNVGNVFKNPLFYISILTFFYFDFFDSAATFVLVSRLLNKSENENKKFFKKANITDGVATIFGSVLLSSSVTTYVESTVGIKSGAKTGFASIITALMFLVSIAFYPILKPFFAIYNPVTQTSISPITGPILVLIGILIMNELRNFDWSIKLDLPVLITIILFGVLGFSISKGIAFGSIIYFFMHKVVYALLFVFSNKKEEWKNSSKKELFLQLIKYELNWSMLTLTILSVAYLIVESLIHNGVIAA; this is encoded by the coding sequence ATGCGATGATTGAGTAATTACTTTCAATTTGAAGTTAATAAAACCACATGATCTAAAGAAATAATTGGTGGTTTATCTACATTTTTGGCAATGATTTATATTTTGTCAGTTAATCCTGCTATTTTAAGCAGTAGTTGAAATGTTGATGAAGGTTCTAAATATATTGGGGCTTTATTTTTAGGAACAGCTTTATCTTCATTTATTGGTACTATTTTGATTGGTTTTTTTGCAAAAGCCCCTTTAGCAATGGCACCGGGGATGGGGCTAAATGCATTTTTTGCTTTTAGTGTGGCAAAGGGTTTTGGTTTAGGTTTTGATGGCGCATTAATAGCCGTCTTTTTTTCGGGAATTTTATACTTTATTGTAACAACAACCCCTTTAAGACAATGAATTATTAATGTATTTCCTAAAAACTTTAAAATTGCTATTTCAGTTCTAATAGGTTTATTTATAGGATACATCGGTTTACAAGATGCCGGTTTAATTACATCAAGTCCTGCAACTTTAACACAAATTGGAGATTTAAGCAATCCAATTGTCATTATTGGATTTTTATCACTAATTATATTTTTAATACTTTATTATTTAAAAGTTCCTGGATCAATTTTAATTGGAATATTAATTAGTTTTATGATGTTACTAATAACTTGATTAGTAACTAAAAATAATAACTATACAGGTACTTTAAGTTCACATGAGCAATATCTAGTTGCTCTAAGAAATAATTTTCAAATTCAGTCTTATGGAGATATGACACAATTTGGTGAATTAATTAAGCATTCATGATCAAATGTGGGAAATGTTTTTAAAAATCCATTATTTTACATTTCAATTTTAACTTTCTTTTATTTTGATTTTTTTGATTCAGCCGCAACCTTTGTTCTGGTTTCAAGATTATTAAATAAATCAGAAAATGAAAATAAAAAATTCTTTAAAAAAGCAAATATTACAGACGGGGTTGCAACTATTTTTGGTTCAGTTTTATTATCTTCTTCTGTTACAACTTATGTTGAATCAACTGTAGGTATTAAAAGTGGTGCTAAAACAGGTTTTGCTTCTATAATAACAGCATTAATGTTTTTGGTATCAATTGCTTTCTATCCGATTTTAAAACCATTTTTTGCTATTTATAATCCTGTAACACAAACATCTATTTCACCTATCACTGGTCCTATTTTAGTTTTAATTGGAATATTAATTATGAATGAATTAAGAAACTTCGATTGATCTATAAAATTAGATTTACCAGTTTTAATTACCATTATTTTATTTGGTGTTTTAGGATTTTCAATTTCTAAAGGAATTGCATTTGGTTCAATTATTTACTTCTTCATGCATAAAGTTGTTTATGCCTTATTATTTGTTTTCTCTAATAAAAAAGAAGAATGAAAAAATAGTTCTAAAAAAGAGTTGTTTTTGCAACTAATCAAATATGAACTTAATTGATCAATGTTAACTTTAACGATTTTATCTGTAGCTTACTTAATTGTGGAATCATTAATTCACAACGGCGTAATTGCAGCTTAG
- a CDS encoding formate/nitrite transporter family protein has translation MHDYKSNFTNALEYGYTKANMGLAKVFVMGIMAAVYVAITYIVYIYATAAFIEVDKTTGEYHIPGYGWIISALIFPVGLMLITFLGGSLFTSDTLSILAWFDKRTKLKSIAIRLTLVFLGNMLGGLIIAIIARLGNLFNADSLRVIEFLSTKKTYGGWSSLYTVFFSAILCNIIVAGTVWSTLATSGAMGKSLIIFLFIWLFTISGFHHVIANGIIFMFSWLHADVMLEGFNIATQAKEVHTVHEWNNLITYKKDLIAWDWSFKAILFNLLPALVGNFVAGAIILPSVYWYLIKYKAKKFGTIEREFAEEIEIEEYLKKHKNSSIEEAEKHYHKHFLNKSKYDKKVDAEK, from the coding sequence GTGCACGATTATAAAAGTAATTTTACAAATGCTTTAGAATACGGTTATACAAAAGCCAACATGGGATTAGCTAAAGTATTTGTTATGGGAATTATGGCAGCTGTTTATGTTGCAATTACTTATATTGTTTATATTTATGCAACAGCTGCATTTATTGAAGTAGATAAAACAACAGGAGAATATCATATTCCTGGTTATGGTTGAATAATTTCAGCTTTAATTTTTCCAGTAGGATTGATGCTAATTACATTTCTGGGAGGATCACTTTTTACTTCTGATACTTTATCAATTCTAGCTTGATTTGATAAAAGAACTAAACTGAAAAGTATTGCAATTCGGCTAACTTTAGTTTTTTTAGGAAACATGTTAGGTGGATTAATTATTGCTATTATTGCTAGATTAGGAAATCTATTCAATGCTGATTCTTTAAGAGTTATTGAATTTTTATCAACCAAAAAAACATATGGTGGATGAAGTTCATTATATACAGTATTTTTCTCAGCTATTTTATGTAACATCATTGTTGCTGGAACAGTTTGATCAACTCTTGCAACTAGCGGAGCGATGGGAAAAAGCTTAATTATTTTCTTATTTATATGATTATTTACAATATCAGGATTTCACCATGTTATTGCTAATGGAATTATTTTTATGTTTTCATGATTGCATGCAGATGTAATGTTAGAAGGCTTTAATATTGCCACACAAGCTAAAGAAGTACATACTGTCCATGAATGAAATAATTTAATTACTTACAAAAAAGACCTGATAGCTTGAGATTGATCATTTAAAGCTATTTTATTTAATTTATTACCAGCATTAGTGGGTAATTTTGTAGCAGGTGCAATTATTTTACCAAGTGTTTACTGATATTTAATTAAATATAAAGCTAAAAAATTCGGAACAATTGAAAGAGAATTTGCAGAAGAAATAGAAATTGAAGAATACTTAAAAAAACATAAAAATTCTTCAATTGAAGAAGCTGAAAAACATTATCATAAGCACTTTTTGAACAAATCTAAATATGACAAAAAAGTTGATGCTGAAAAATAG
- the rpsD gene encoding 30S ribosomal protein S4, with translation MARFRGSTFKRTRRLGFSILETGKEFLKGKKREYAPGQHGQKKSKPSDYKLHMYEKQKVRYMYGLNERQFKNTFVKASKRKGLSGTNFLQMLEQRLDNVVYRAGFASTRRQARQLVNHGHFTLNGKKADIPSMLVSVGDVVELKEKTRKNVQVIEALALNRQHEWIEVKDFKATFKRLPERTEIAKEINDSLIVEYYNK, from the coding sequence ATGGCAAGATTTCGCGGATCTACTTTTAAGAGAACACGTAGATTAGGTTTTTCTATTTTAGAAACAGGTAAAGAGTTTTTAAAAGGAAAAAAAAGAGAATATGCTCCTGGTCAACATGGGCAAAAAAAATCTAAACCTTCTGATTACAAACTACACATGTATGAAAAACAAAAAGTTCGTTACATGTATGGATTAAACGAAAGACAATTTAAAAATACTTTTGTTAAAGCTTCCAAAAGAAAAGGACTATCAGGTACAAATTTCTTACAAATGTTAGAACAAAGACTTGATAACGTTGTTTACCGTGCAGGTTTTGCTTCAACAAGAAGACAAGCAAGACAATTAGTAAACCATGGACACTTTACTTTAAATGGTAAAAAAGCAGACATTCCTTCAATGTTAGTTTCAGTGGGTGATGTTGTTGAACTAAAAGAAAAAACAAGAAAAAATGTTCAAGTAATTGAAGCTTTAGCTTTAAACCGTCAACATGAATGAATTGAAGTTAAAGATTTTAAAGCTACATTCAAGAGATTACCTGAAAGAACAGAAATCGCTAAAGAAATTAACGATTCATTAATTGTTGAGTACTACAACAAATAA
- the thiI gene encoding tRNA uracil 4-sulfurtransferase ThiI, which produces MYSEILLRYGELSLKGKNKKIFINQLSANIEKIIGIKPATSFDRMFLPYNENYIEKLQYIFGISSFSPVIKINTDYEEIEKKVLEYFDNSKKTFKIIARRNWKNFEFNSDQINRKIATALFNKFQDLKVDVKNPENLISIEVRKEFTYIFLNSQKGLGGLPVGVSGKVLHLISGGIDSPVAAYLMMKRGVKIDFLSFITPPQTDEKTVEKVNKIISLLNKFQGTTILYQINYSTLMNYIGLTSNQSYKINLMRRSFYRIASHIAQQNNYLGLSNGENLAQVASQTLESMDVIGQQSKFQIYRPLLTYDKVETINIAEKIGTYQISIEKANEACEIFAPQKPVIKPGLKTAENLEQELNLLKQMEKETISKNLKVKKFKI; this is translated from the coding sequence ATGTATTCAGAAATTTTATTAAGATATGGAGAATTATCTTTAAAAGGTAAAAATAAAAAAATATTTATTAATCAATTATCTGCTAATATTGAAAAAATAATAGGAATAAAACCTGCAACAAGCTTCGACAGAATGTTTTTACCTTATAATGAAAATTACATTGAAAAACTACAATATATTTTTGGAATTTCTTCTTTTTCTCCTGTTATCAAAATCAATACTGATTATGAAGAAATTGAAAAAAAAGTTTTAGAATATTTTGATAATTCTAAAAAAACTTTCAAAATTATTGCAAGAAGAAATTGAAAAAATTTTGAATTTAATTCTGATCAAATTAATAGAAAAATAGCAACTGCTTTATTTAATAAATTTCAAGATTTAAAAGTTGATGTTAAAAATCCAGAAAATTTAATTAGTATTGAAGTGCGTAAAGAATTTACATACATCTTTTTAAATTCACAAAAAGGTTTAGGTGGTTTACCAGTTGGTGTAAGTGGGAAAGTTTTACATTTAATTTCTGGAGGAATTGATTCTCCTGTGGCAGCTTATTTAATGATGAAAAGGGGTGTTAAAATTGATTTTCTTTCATTTATTACACCACCTCAAACTGATGAAAAAACTGTAGAAAAAGTTAATAAAATTATTAGTTTATTAAATAAATTTCAAGGAACCACTATACTTTATCAAATTAATTACAGCACTTTGATGAACTATATTGGTTTAACTTCAAATCAAAGTTACAAAATTAATTTAATGCGTCGTAGTTTTTATAGAATAGCTTCACACATTGCTCAACAAAATAATTATTTAGGTCTTTCAAATGGAGAAAACTTAGCACAAGTTGCTTCACAAACTTTAGAATCTATGGATGTTATTGGTCAACAAAGTAAATTTCAAATTTACAGACCTTTACTAACTTATGATAAAGTCGAAACAATTAATATTGCAGAAAAAATAGGAACTTACCAAATTTCAATTGAAAAAGCCAATGAAGCTTGTGAAATTTTTGCTCCACAAAAACCTGTAATTAAACCCGGATTAAAAACTGCAGAAAATTTAGAACAAGAACTAAACCTTTTAAAACAAATGGAAAAGGAAACTATTAGTAAAAATTTAAAGGTTAAGAAATTTAAAATATAG
- a CDS encoding AAA family ATPase: protein MKELTGKFIKFIFRNETTNFFVGLFRIDKEYRHDPEIISLSSNSNVQLDVKYKVIIEENKLTKYPNSYILQNFHEILPDDKIGLINYFASSKFPGIGKKTAETIVEDLGIRTIEIIKENPDVLDKSKYKLNKQRKLTIIDVLNSNDQEIELVKLFQANNLPADLMKKIIEKVGVKKFYDFYYQNPFDMWIDHEFINFEETNKLAKVLNFSEIDREKYFVLNQLNLYLWNIGSTKVSINAFFNKLIYVHLIEKSRFGQVLKELIDLDLVLVFQTFLTTTNFYSKEKAIVKVLKTVQAKNTKNFKNISISTYFDNKQSKAIKGALNSGVSIITGQPGTGKTEILKEILKQLEKKYNKNDIAVLAPTGRATFQIANKTSFPSRTVHSFLGWQETRFKVNADNPEKVNILIVDEFSMIDTNLFHALLNGIKIKELDKIILIGDKDQIPSIGEGYLLNDFISSEKFPVFLLKNNYRQKNGSNIFADANKVNQGLFPDFIGEDSKFLQLQEHQFFSKLNKIFDDFYKKYSIEDITILVPMYETPIGINSINSFIQSKIFESEKKTFYMIGNRKFYIGDKVIQLENDLNSNIFNGEIGYIENIVIYKNKIDFIIVKFPGDKLVKYTVPQWNKNVTLAYAISIHKFQGSESPVVIMVIFNSHSVLLNKKLIYTGMTRAKEYLVILGDQRSLQFAISKDSDSDRKTNIQDLFLENN from the coding sequence ATGAAAGAACTAACAGGAAAATTCATAAAATTCATATTTAGAAATGAAACAACCAATTTTTTTGTTGGTTTATTTAGAATCGATAAAGAATACCGACATGATCCTGAAATTATTTCTTTGAGTTCAAATTCAAACGTCCAATTAGATGTTAAATATAAGGTTATAATCGAAGAAAACAAATTAACTAAATATCCTAATAGTTATATTTTACAAAACTTTCATGAAATATTACCAGATGATAAAATAGGCTTAATTAATTATTTTGCTTCTTCTAAATTTCCTGGAATAGGGAAAAAAACTGCAGAAACAATTGTTGAAGATTTAGGAATTAGAACAATTGAAATTATTAAAGAAAATCCTGATGTTCTTGATAAAAGTAAATACAAATTAAATAAACAGAGAAAACTAACTATTATTGATGTTTTAAATTCTAATGATCAAGAAATTGAACTAGTGAAATTATTTCAAGCAAACAATCTACCTGCAGATTTAATGAAAAAAATTATTGAAAAAGTGGGAGTAAAAAAATTTTATGATTTTTACTATCAAAATCCTTTTGATATGTGGATAGATCATGAATTTATTAATTTTGAAGAAACAAACAAGCTCGCTAAAGTTTTAAATTTTAGTGAAATAGACAGAGAAAAATATTTTGTATTAAATCAATTAAATCTATATTTATGAAATATTGGTTCTACAAAAGTTTCTATTAACGCTTTTTTTAATAAATTGATTTATGTTCATTTAATTGAAAAAAGTAGATTTGGTCAAGTTTTAAAAGAATTAATTGATCTTGATCTAGTATTAGTTTTTCAAACTTTCTTGACAACTACAAATTTTTATTCAAAAGAAAAAGCTATTGTTAAAGTGCTAAAAACTGTACAAGCTAAAAATACTAAAAATTTTAAAAATATTTCTATTTCCACTTACTTTGATAATAAACAAAGTAAGGCTATTAAAGGTGCCTTAAACTCTGGTGTATCTATCATTACAGGGCAACCTGGTACAGGAAAAACCGAGATTTTGAAGGAAATATTAAAACAATTAGAAAAAAAATACAATAAAAATGACATTGCAGTTTTAGCTCCTACTGGTCGTGCAACTTTTCAAATTGCAAATAAAACTTCTTTTCCATCGAGAACAGTCCACTCTTTCTTAGGATGACAAGAAACACGTTTTAAAGTTAATGCAGATAATCCTGAAAAAGTAAATATTTTGATTGTTGATGAATTCTCAATGATTGATACAAATTTATTCCATGCTCTTTTGAATGGAATAAAAATTAAAGAATTGGATAAAATAATTCTAATTGGTGATAAAGACCAAATTCCTTCAATTGGTGAAGGTTACTTGTTAAATGATTTTATTAGTTCGGAAAAATTTCCTGTGTTTTTACTAAAAAATAATTATAGACAAAAAAATGGGTCAAATATTTTTGCAGATGCCAATAAAGTAAATCAAGGTTTATTTCCAGATTTTATAGGAGAAGATTCAAAATTTTTACAATTACAAGAGCACCAGTTTTTTTCAAAATTAAATAAAATATTTGATGATTTTTACAAAAAATATTCAATTGAAGATATAACAATTTTGGTTCCCATGTATGAAACACCAATTGGAATTAATTCTATTAATAGTTTTATTCAATCAAAAATTTTTGAATCAGAAAAAAAGACTTTTTACATGATTGGGAATCGGAAATTTTATATTGGTGATAAAGTTATTCAACTTGAAAATGATCTTAACTCGAATATTTTTAATGGTGAAATTGGCTATATTGAAAATATTGTTATCTACAAAAATAAAATTGATTTTATTATAGTTAAATTTCCCGGTGATAAACTTGTGAAATACACAGTTCCACAGTGAAATAAAAATGTTACCTTAGCTTATGCTATTTCTATTCATAAATTTCAAGGTAGTGAATCTCCTGTAGTAATTATGGTTATTTTTAACTCACACAGTGTATTATTAAATAAAAAACTAATTTACACTGGTATGACTCGCGCAAAAGAATATTTAGTAATTTTAGGAGATCAAAGATCATTGCAATTTGCTATTTCTAAAGATTCAGATTCCGATAGAAAAACAAATATACAAGATTTATTTTTAGAAAACAATTAA
- a CDS encoding phospho-sugar mutase: MQKLEFGTAGIRGILGQGEKYLNIFHVYNIVEGLAQYLINNFSDAQQRGVVIGRDSRDRSLEFAQAAAAILDQYNIKVYFSEDICPTPVISYAIKKYHAIAGINVTASHNPKNFNGLKFYNYFGSQMLPDEIDKITPLFKGYNFYLNKKFEFSLNKNISYIKQKIFDQYLEDILKIGDSNLDCSDISIAFSPLNGTGAKLGEKIFQKLKVNYFLVKNQMANDPNFTYCQSLNPENPLAFCEVNEVGKKHKADIVLITDPDADRVGLGVWNEEKKDYVSLTGNETATLIFQYLLEINKDQDLTKYYLIYSIVSSSLPKIMAEKMGIKTYPINTGFKWAGKIINNQNQDKKMLFAFEESYGSLIDKEISFDKDALQSLVILSKMTSFYKKQNLSLLNVLENIYQEYGYVISETISIDLNHESQLTELKEKFAKTNFGIKLINFLDYNQKIGEIEPTDMLIAQLENNAWISLRPSGTEPKIKFYIFLIDKNKQNAQNNFLKIKNKIEGLIN, encoded by the coding sequence ATGCAAAAATTAGAATTTGGTACAGCAGGAATTAGAGGTATTTTAGGTCAAGGTGAAAAATACCTAAATATTTTTCATGTTTACAATATTGTTGAGGGATTAGCTCAATATTTAATTAATAATTTTTCTGATGCGCAACAAAGAGGTGTGGTGATTGGGAGAGATAGCAGAGATCGATCATTAGAATTTGCTCAAGCTGCGGCTGCCATTTTAGATCAGTACAATATCAAAGTTTATTTTTCTGAAGATATTTGCCCCACTCCCGTTATAAGTTATGCAATTAAAAAATATCATGCAATTGCAGGTATTAATGTTACTGCAAGTCATAATCCTAAAAACTTTAATGGATTAAAATTTTATAATTATTTTGGTTCACAAATGCTACCTGATGAAATTGATAAAATTACTCCTTTATTTAAAGGATATAATTTTTATCTAAATAAAAAATTTGAATTTTCTCTAAATAAAAATATTTCCTATATTAAACAGAAAATTTTTGATCAATACTTAGAAGACATTCTAAAAATTGGTGATTCCAATTTAGACTGCTCTGATATTTCTATAGCTTTTTCTCCTTTAAATGGTACAGGGGCTAAATTAGGAGAAAAAATTTTTCAAAAACTAAAAGTTAATTATTTTTTAGTGAAAAATCAAATGGCTAATGATCCAAATTTTACTTATTGCCAAAGCCTAAACCCTGAAAATCCTTTAGCTTTTTGTGAGGTTAATGAAGTAGGAAAAAAACATAAAGCAGACATAGTATTAATTACAGACCCTGATGCAGATCGTGTTGGTTTAGGTGTATGAAATGAAGAAAAAAAAGATTATGTTTCATTAACAGGAAACGAAACAGCAACTTTGATTTTTCAATATTTATTAGAAATTAATAAAGATCAAGATTTAACTAAATATTACTTAATTTATTCAATTGTTTCCTCTTCTTTGCCTAAAATTATGGCAGAAAAAATGGGCATAAAAACTTATCCTATCAATACTGGATTTAAGTGAGCTGGAAAAATTATTAATAATCAAAACCAAGACAAAAAAATGTTATTTGCTTTCGAAGAAAGCTACGGTTCTTTAATTGATAAAGAAATTTCTTTTGATAAAGATGCATTACAAAGTCTTGTAATTTTAAGTAAAATGACTTCTTTTTATAAAAAACAAAATTTAAGTCTTTTAAATGTTTTAGAAAATATTTACCAAGAATATGGATATGTCATTTCTGAAACCATTTCAATTGATTTAAATCATGAAAGTCAATTGACAGAGTTAAAAGAAAAATTTGCTAAAACAAATTTTGGAATTAAATTAATTAATTTTTTAGACTATAATCAAAAAATTGGTGAAATAGAACCCACAGATATGTTGATAGCTCAACTAGAAAATAATGCCTGAATTTCTTTGCGCCCCTCAGGAACTGAACCTAAAATTAAATTTTATATATTTTTAATTGATAAAAATAAACAAAATGCTCAAAATAATTTTTTAAAAATTAAAAACAAAATTGAGGGATTAATAAATTAA